Proteins encoded within one genomic window of Nordella sp. HKS 07:
- the purB gene encoding adenylosuccinate lyase, with protein MIPRYTRPEMAAIWEPQTRFRIWFEIEAHAADAMAELGIIPKEAAATIWAKAKDAVFDVARIDEIERETKHDVIAFLTHLSEIVGPDARFVHQGMTSSDVLDTCLNVQLCRAADILLADLDDLLTALERRAKEHKNTVTIGRSHGIHAEPTTFGVKLAFAYAEFMRAKERLAFARMEVATCAISGAVGTFANIDPRVEEHVARKMGLTPEPVSTQVIPRDRHAMFFSVLAVIASSVERLATEVRHLQRTEVLEAEEFFSPGQKGSSAMPHKRNPVLSENLTGLARLVRSAAIPALENVALWHERDISHSSVERGIAPDATVHLDFALRRLTGLIDKLVVYPENMRKNLDRLGGLIHSQRVMLALTQRGMAREEAYAAVQRNAMPVWRGDGDFLTLLQADKDVTAKLSTSELAELFDLGYHTKHVDTIFKRVFG; from the coding sequence ATGATTCCGCGTTATACCCGTCCCGAAATGGCTGCCATCTGGGAGCCCCAGACCCGCTTCCGCATCTGGTTCGAGATCGAGGCCCATGCGGCGGACGCCATGGCCGAGCTCGGCATCATTCCCAAAGAGGCGGCCGCCACCATCTGGGCCAAGGCCAAGGACGCCGTCTTCGACGTCGCCCGGATCGATGAGATCGAGCGCGAGACCAAGCACGATGTCATCGCCTTCCTGACCCATCTGTCCGAGATCGTCGGGCCTGACGCCCGTTTCGTGCACCAGGGCATGACCTCTTCCGACGTTCTCGACACCTGCCTCAATGTCCAGCTCTGCCGCGCCGCCGACATTCTGCTCGCCGATCTCGATGACCTTCTCACGGCGCTCGAGCGTCGCGCCAAAGAGCATAAGAACACCGTCACAATCGGGCGCAGCCACGGCATCCATGCCGAGCCCACCACCTTCGGCGTTAAGCTCGCTTTCGCCTATGCCGAATTCATGCGCGCCAAGGAGCGCCTGGCCTTCGCCCGCATGGAAGTGGCGACCTGCGCCATCTCAGGCGCCGTCGGCACCTTCGCCAATATCGATCCGCGCGTCGAGGAGCATGTCGCCAGGAAGATGGGGCTGACGCCCGAGCCGGTTTCGACCCAGGTCATCCCGCGCGACCGCCATGCGATGTTTTTCTCCGTGCTGGCGGTGATCGCAAGTTCGGTCGAGAGGCTCGCCACCGAAGTACGCCATCTGCAGCGCACCGAAGTCCTGGAAGCCGAGGAGTTCTTCTCGCCCGGCCAGAAGGGATCCTCCGCCATGCCGCATAAGCGCAACCCGGTCCTCTCGGAAAATCTCACCGGGCTCGCCCGCCTCGTGCGTTCGGCCGCCATCCCGGCGCTCGAGAATGTGGCGCTCTGGCATGAGCGCGATATCTCGCATTCCTCGGTCGAGCGTGGCATCGCGCCCGACGCCACCGTTCATCTCGATTTCGCCTTGCGCCGCCTCACCGGCCTCATCGACAAGCTGGTCGTCTACCCGGAAAACATGCGCAAGAACCTCGACCGGCTCGGCGGTCTCATCCATTCGCAGCGTGTGATGCTGGCGCTCACGCAAAGAGGCATGGCGCGCGAGGAAGCTTATGCCGCCGTTCAGCGCAACGCCATGCCGGTCTGGCGCGGCGACGGCGATTTTCTCACTCTTCTGCAGGCTGACAAGGACGTGACCGCCAAGCTCTCCACGTCCGAGCTCGCCGAGCTCTTCGACCTCGGCTATCACACCAAGCATGTCGACACGATCTTCAAGCGGGTGTTCGGCTGA
- a CDS encoding ATP-binding cassette domain-containing protein has protein sequence MTTENAETAWTGTQEGGTSFLRLGIKAPGEASGRIGLALVALGLIVLFSALNAAFFSVDNFVVIGVNSTSILIAVLGTSALLIAGYVDLSIGSMVALIGIIVAKVAVLTGSATLAIIVGLGLGFLLGLVNGVLVRKLSISPLIVTLAMLALYGGLAFVVSSTAVYGFPSALLELGRGKILGVQFTVLIALCVFIIGAFILTSTVIGLRIYAIGGDPRAAELCGIPVGKTVVGLYAVNGLLIGLVAVLIAGRLGSITPTIGVRFELDVLTAAILGGVAFSGGAGRPLGIAIGVATIGILNAGLIFVGLQSWWQSIAVGSMLLLALTADQLAIGMRRKRASAAPHSFSVADTGAAPAPATTRQAKTMDDGGPIFAIDGARKSFGAVTALEEASFTVHKGEIVCLLGDNGAGKSTVVKIISGALQPDAGAMRLQGRPAAFRSPQDARAAGLETVYQDLALCPNLSVAHNMILGREETRRWLGLLPVRDDRKAAEQCRERLAALGVTLRDEDVLVRSLSGGQRQSIAIARSLGAHVKLICLDEPTAALGVKQTAQVINLIRSIAAQGTGVILVTHDLATVRALADRIVVLSLGRVAYDGPVRDLSADQLWSLMARGTLS, from the coding sequence ATGACCACGGAGAATGCCGAAACGGCCTGGACCGGGACGCAGGAGGGAGGGACCTCCTTCCTGCGGCTCGGCATCAAGGCGCCGGGCGAGGCCTCAGGCCGCATCGGGCTGGCGCTGGTGGCGCTCGGTCTGATCGTCCTTTTCTCGGCTCTCAACGCGGCCTTCTTCAGTGTGGACAATTTCGTCGTCATCGGGGTCAATTCCACCTCGATCCTGATCGCCGTGCTCGGCACCTCGGCACTCCTCATCGCCGGCTATGTCGATCTCTCGATCGGCAGCATGGTGGCGCTCATCGGCATCATCGTCGCCAAGGTGGCGGTGCTGACGGGAAGCGCAACACTCGCGATCATCGTGGGACTTGGCCTCGGCTTCCTGCTTGGGCTCGTCAATGGCGTCCTGGTGCGCAAGCTCAGCATCTCGCCGCTCATCGTGACGCTGGCGATGCTGGCGCTTTATGGCGGGCTCGCTTTCGTGGTCAGCAGCACCGCCGTCTACGGCTTTCCGTCAGCGCTGCTCGAACTGGGGCGCGGCAAGATCCTCGGCGTCCAGTTCACGGTGCTCATCGCGCTCTGCGTCTTCATCATCGGCGCTTTCATCCTGACCAGCACGGTGATCGGCTTGCGCATCTATGCGATCGGCGGCGATCCGCGCGCCGCCGAGCTGTGCGGCATTCCGGTCGGCAAGACCGTGGTCGGCCTCTATGCCGTCAACGGCCTCCTCATCGGCCTCGTCGCGGTGCTGATCGCCGGCCGGCTCGGCAGCATCACGCCGACCATCGGCGTGCGCTTCGAGCTCGATGTGCTGACCGCCGCGATCCTCGGCGGCGTCGCCTTCTCGGGCGGCGCCGGACGGCCGCTCGGAATCGCCATCGGCGTCGCGACGATCGGCATCCTCAATGCCGGGCTGATCTTCGTCGGCCTGCAATCCTGGTGGCAGTCGATCGCGGTGGGATCCATGCTGCTCCTGGCGCTGACCGCCGACCAGCTGGCGATTGGCATGCGGCGCAAGCGGGCAAGCGCCGCCCCCCATTCCTTCAGCGTGGCCGACACCGGCGCCGCGCCGGCACCGGCCACGACCCGACAAGCAAAGACGATGGATGACGGCGGCCCGATCTTCGCGATCGATGGCGCGCGCAAATCATTCGGCGCCGTGACCGCGCTCGAGGAAGCAAGCTTCACGGTCCACAAGGGGGAGATCGTCTGCCTGCTCGGCGACAATGGGGCCGGCAAATCAACAGTCGTGAAGATTATCTCGGGCGCGCTTCAACCTGATGCCGGCGCGATGCGGCTCCAAGGGCGGCCGGCCGCCTTCCGCAGCCCGCAAGATGCGCGCGCCGCGGGGCTCGAGACGGTCTATCAGGACCTGGCGCTTTGTCCCAATCTCAGCGTCGCCCACAACATGATCCTCGGGCGCGAGGAGACGCGGCGCTGGCTCGGCTTGCTGCCGGTGCGCGACGACCGCAAGGCGGCCGAGCAATGCCGCGAGCGGCTGGCGGCGCTGGGTGTGACGCTTCGGGATGAGGATGTTCTGGTGCGCTCGCTCTCGGGCGGGCAGCGGCAGTCGATCGCCATCGCGCGCTCGCTCGGCGCGCATGTGAAGCTCATCTGTCTCGACGAACCGACGGCAGCGCTCGGCGTCAAGCAGACGGCGCAGGTGATCAATCTGATCCGCTCGATCGCGGCGCAGGGCACCGGCGTCATCCTGGTCACACATGATCTGGCGACGGTGAGGGCGCTCGCCGATCGCATCGTGGTCTTGAGCCTCGGGCGCGTCGCCTATGACGGCCCGGTCAGGGACCTCAGCGCCGACCAGCTGTGGAGCCTGATGGCGCGCGGCACGCTGAGCTAG